Genomic window (Pradoshia sp. D12):
GTTAGCAATTGCTTGTTATATTGGTTGCTACAAACTTTCAACAGAACGTATTGAGGCACCAGCAAAAGAAGTGAAGAAGGGTGATTTCCTGCGTTCTTTGAAAAGCTTAGTGAAAAATAAACCATTCCTATGGGTACTAACAGCATCACTCATGACTATGTTAACATCTTTTATTGTTATGGCAGTTAATACGTACTTGTTCAAAGATTATTTCGGTAATGCAGCAGCGCTAAGTATAATTGGACTTGTTCAAATGGCGTCAATGTTCATTACAGTTCCATTAGTTAAGCCACTAGTTGCAAAGTTTGGTAAAAAGGAAATCTCAATTGTCGGAATGGCATTTGCAAGTGTTATATACATTGCGCTATTCTTCTTAAAAGGTATTGAAACAATGCCGTTTATCGCTATTGTAGCACTAGCTATGATGGGCATGAGTTTCTATAGTTTTATTACTTATGCATTCATTTCAGATGTTATTGACTATCATGAATACCTAACATCATTACGAGAAGATGCAACGGTTTATTCTATTGTTTCTATGTCTAGAAAAATAGGACAAGCAGTAGCTGGTGGTATCGGTGGGGTGGCAATCGCCGCTGTTGGTTATAATGCTACATTAGGTACGCAACCACAAGAAGTATTAGATGGTATTTACATGCTAGGTACATTAGTGCCGGGTGTATTATACGGAATCATTGCAGTTGTTTTATTCATGTATCCTTTAAACAAGCAAAAAACAATTGAATTAAGTAAAGAATTAGAAGCAAAACGTAATGCAAATAGTTAATGAATTGAAGATTAAGGATGAATTATTGGCTCTAATTGGTATGAATAATCATTAGAGCCAATTCTAGATATTTTACGGTGGAGGATTTAGTTAATGATCGACTTAAAGGAAAAAACAATGATGGTAGATTTAAAAGCAAAACCGTTTAATTTAACAGATAAAGATATTAAATGGGTAGAAGATACAATTGCAGAGATGACAATCGAGGAAAAAATCGGTCAGTTATTCGTAAACATGGGAGCCAGCCGCGATGAAGAGTACTTAAAAGGAATGTTAGCTACTTATCATATCGGTGCCGTTCGTTACAATCCAGCTACAGCTGAACAAGTATATGACCAAAATAAAATCTTACAAGAAAATAGTAAGGTTCCTCTATTAATAGCTGCAAATACAGAGTGCGGTGGAAATGGTGCTTGTATAGATGGTACATATGTAGGTCATCAAGTAAAAATAGGTGCTACAAATGATCCTAAGTATGCTTATGAATTGGGGAGAGTATCCGGAGAGGAAGCTGCTGCTATCGGGTGTAACTGGAGCTTTGCACCAGTTGTTGATATCGATATGAACTGGAGAAACCCAGTAATATCTACTCGTTGCTACTCCAATAAAGCAGAGCAAGTTTTAGAATACTCTTTAGAATATATGAGAGGAATAATGGAAAGTGGTATAGCTCCAGCTGCTAAGCACTTCCCTGGAGATGGCGTAGATGAAAGGGATCATCACTTATCATTTGCTCCAAACACGTTAACAGTAGAAGAGTGGGATAATACATTCGGAAAAGTATATGGAGGATTAATAGAAGCGGGATTACCTTCTATCATGTCAGGACACATCGCTTTACCGGAATATGTACGTCACTTTAAACCAGATGCAACGATTGAAGAGTTAGCAACACCATCAAGTTTAAGTAATATCGTCTTACAAAATCTATTAAGAGATAAATTGAACTTTAATGGTGTAATCGTAACGGATGCTTCTCACATGGTAGCGATGACATCTGCTATGAAGCGCAGTGAGATGTTACCTACAGCTATAGCTGCTGGTTGTGACTTATTCTTATTCTTCAATGACCCGGAGGAAGACTTCAACTGGATGATGGAAGGCTATAAAAAAGGAATCATCACTGAAGAAAGACTTGAAGAGGCATTAACTCGTATATTAGGATTGAAAGCATCTTTAGGATTACACACAAAAGCTAAAACTGAAATTTTACAGCCAAAAGAAGAAGCCATGGCTAAAATCGGAACAGAAGCAAATAAGGCTGTTGCACCAGAAATATCAGATAAAGCGATCACATTAGTGAAGAATAAGCAGGAATTATTACCAATCAATCCAGAAAAGAATAAGAGGGTTTTACTTGTTGATGTAAAAGGACCAGAATCTGCTTATGGTAAAATCATGGCTGCTATGTCGGTTGGTAAGAAAAAGCCAATCGAATTAATGAAGGAATTACTTGAAAAAGCAGGTTTTGAAGTTGAAATATATGAATCTGCAATAGATAAGATATTAAAACTTCCACCACAAGAAATGTTAGGTGCAGTCATGAACGTATATGCTCAAAAACGTCCAATATCTGATTTAACAAGTAAGTATGATTTAATCATAAACATAGCAGACGTACCACCAAGCACAGATCAGCGTATTCAATGGAATCCTTCAAAGGGAACTCCAGATATACCGTTCTATGTAAATGAAGTACCGACAATATTTATATCTTTACAATGTCCATTCCATTTAGCAGATGTACCGCAAGTTAAGACATACATAAATGCCTATGATAGTCATGAACATACATTATCTGCAATAGTTGATAAATTGTTAGGACGTTCAGAATTTAAAGGTGTAAGCCCTGTCGATGCATTTTGTGGATTTATCGATACAAGAATTTAATGAAGTGTTTATATAAATAATAGGTTTTTAGATTATGTAATTTAAAACATCATTTCATTTCTGCCGTAGGTAAGAAGATAGTTAGACGGAATTTAACTATCTTCTTTACTTATATAAAGCTTTGAACAGAGACTAGCAGTGTTTTCTCTAATAGGAGTGAGACTAAGTATGGTGAAAATGTTATCAAGGTTACCAGGTGAGAATAATAATAACTACTCGTATAGAGCAATTAAAGAAGGGATATTATCATTAGAATTACTGCCTGGACAGTTATTGAGTGTTGGAGAACTGACTGAGGCATTAAAAGTATCAAGTACGCCTATAAAAAGTGCGTTATGGAAACTACATCAAGAGCATCTTGTAGATGTTATTCCACAAGTTGGGTCATATGTTTCAAGAATAAATTTGGAATTGGTTGAAGAAGCGTCGTTTATGTGGTTTGACTTAGAAAAGAAATATTTAAAATCAGCATGTAATTATTTTTCTGAAGAGAATGTTGATCAGTTAAGGAGAAATCTTGATCTTCAAGAAATACTGTTGATTCAACAAAACACACTGAGTCCAAAAAAGATGACTAGACAATTTAATGAATTAGATGATGGCTTTCATTCGATTATCTTCCGAGGCCATCATAGGGATAATACTTGGAAAGCAATTTCACGTATGAATATGGATTATCACCGAATGATTAACTTTAGCCAACATCATTTTGAACAGATGATTGCTGAACATAGAAATATACTTTCTATAATTGAGAATAAAGAGATGGAACGAGTGGAAGATACTCTTAAAAAACATATATTCAAACCACTAGATTATTGGAGAAGGTATAAAGAAGAAATCTGCGAGAAGAATGAGCGCAAAATATTCATGGCTACAACATGATCTTACGTTAACGTAATAAAAATTACAAAGAAGCCTCTCAAAAGCTACGCACTTTTAAGGGACTTCTTTTTAAGTTATTAACATAAAAATGTCGATTGTAATTTTTATAATATTAAAGAGTCTTTAGTGTCTTTAATGCACGATGAATTATTAATCAGTAAGATCTACAACAACTTTAATCGTTTCATTGGCAGCGATAGCTGTGTCAAAAGCCTTTGAAAGGT
Coding sequences:
- a CDS encoding GntR family transcriptional regulator, whose amino-acid sequence is MVKMLSRLPGENNNNYSYRAIKEGILSLELLPGQLLSVGELTEALKVSSTPIKSALWKLHQEHLVDVIPQVGSYVSRINLELVEEASFMWFDLEKKYLKSACNYFSEENVDQLRRNLDLQEILLIQQNTLSPKKMTRQFNELDDGFHSIIFRGHHRDNTWKAISRMNMDYHRMINFSQHHFEQMIAEHRNILSIIENKEMERVEDTLKKHIFKPLDYWRRYKEEICEKNERKIFMATT
- a CDS encoding glycoside hydrolase family 3 protein; its protein translation is MIDLKEKTMMVDLKAKPFNLTDKDIKWVEDTIAEMTIEEKIGQLFVNMGASRDEEYLKGMLATYHIGAVRYNPATAEQVYDQNKILQENSKVPLLIAANTECGGNGACIDGTYVGHQVKIGATNDPKYAYELGRVSGEEAAAIGCNWSFAPVVDIDMNWRNPVISTRCYSNKAEQVLEYSLEYMRGIMESGIAPAAKHFPGDGVDERDHHLSFAPNTLTVEEWDNTFGKVYGGLIEAGLPSIMSGHIALPEYVRHFKPDATIEELATPSSLSNIVLQNLLRDKLNFNGVIVTDASHMVAMTSAMKRSEMLPTAIAAGCDLFLFFNDPEEDFNWMMEGYKKGIITEERLEEALTRILGLKASLGLHTKAKTEILQPKEEAMAKIGTEANKAVAPEISDKAITLVKNKQELLPINPEKNKRVLLVDVKGPESAYGKIMAAMSVGKKKPIELMKELLEKAGFEVEIYESAIDKILKLPPQEMLGAVMNVYAQKRPISDLTSKYDLIINIADVPPSTDQRIQWNPSKGTPDIPFYVNEVPTIFISLQCPFHLADVPQVKTYINAYDSHEHTLSAIVDKLLGRSEFKGVSPVDAFCGFIDTRI
- a CDS encoding MFS transporter, whose product is MSMREPVLQQEEQLNSSTVRPFGLRDKVGYLLGDFGNDFFFLLTSTFLMVFYTDIFHISAATVGVLFMVARLWDAFADVAWGRFIDTRPTTKNGKFKPWILRMSFPLVFTGVLMFTTIPGMSDGFYLAWAFVTYIVWGTLYSTVNIPYGSMASVITADPVERTTLSTWRTVGASLAGLIINVLGPMIVFIDNKISADRMFMTACIFGVLAIACYIGCYKLSTERIEAPAKEVKKGDFLRSLKSLVKNKPFLWVLTASLMTMLTSFIVMAVNTYLFKDYFGNAAALSIIGLVQMASMFITVPLVKPLVAKFGKKEISIVGMAFASVIYIALFFLKGIETMPFIAIVALAMMGMSFYSFITYAFISDVIDYHEYLTSLREDATVYSIVSMSRKIGQAVAGGIGGVAIAAVGYNATLGTQPQEVLDGIYMLGTLVPGVLYGIIAVVLFMYPLNKQKTIELSKELEAKRNANS